The Lycium ferocissimum isolate CSIRO_LF1 unplaced genomic scaffold, AGI_CSIRO_Lferr_CH_V1 ctg797, whole genome shotgun sequence genome includes a window with the following:
- the LOC132045792 gene encoding uncharacterized CRM domain-containing protein At3g25440, chloroplastic: protein MANPLFRGFRRLPLLSLHKPLSSSSTCYKPILGNPESFLHLSRLVPQNSLIPQNPCWELRNFSHGSVNFVITRDGKPKFETHEVEAPKKEKWKTKKRLKLQRKREKKKRNAANKRDPRRLGVKGKKKKQKFDTPEERIKQKIENAKVKEAMLIERLMRYEVSKVQGPEVKPHFLTGEERFYIKRMAQKKSNYVPIGRRGVFGGVILNMHLHWKKHETVKVICKPCKPGQIQEYADEIARLSGGVPIQIIADNTIVFYRGRDYVQPEIMSPIDTLSKKRALEKSKYEQSLESVRRFIAIAEKELELYYRHVALYGDPNNRSAHSILDDSRSTREKRNAEIGEENDSASESNPSDLELSEIDDDCSDENQS from the exons ATGGCAAATCCTCTGTTTCGAGGTTTTCGAAGACTTCCCTTACTATCACTTCACAAGCCTCTGTCCTCTTCCTCTACCTGTTACAA GCCAATTCTTGGAAACCCAGAAAGCTTTTTGCACTTGTCAAGGTTAGTGCCTCAGAATAGCTTAATCCCACAAAACCCATGTTGGGAATTGAGGAACTTTAGCCACGGAAGTGTGAATTTTGTTATAACAAGAGATGGGAAACCCAAGTTTGAGACACATGAAGTGGAGGCACCAAAGAAGGAGAAATGGAAGACAAAGAAGAGGCTGAAGCTGCaaaggaagagagagaagaagaagagaaatgcTGCAAATAAGAGAGATCCAAGAAGGCTTGGTGTTaaggggaagaagaagaagcagaagtTTGACACTCCTGAAGAAAGAATTAAGCAGAAGATTGAAAAT GCAAAAGTCAAAGAAGCCATGCTAATTGAGAGACTAATGCGATATGAGGTTTCCAAAGTTCAAGGTCCTGAGGTTAAGCCACACTTTCTCACTGGTGAAGAACGATTCTATATTAAAAGGATGGCGCAGAAAAAGTCTAATTATGTGCCAATTGGCAGAAGGGGAGTCTTTGGAGGTGTTATTCTTAATATGCATCTACACtggaaaaaacatgaaactgTCAAAGTCATATGCAAACCCTGCAAACCTGGTCAAATCCAAGAATACGCCGATGAAATTGCAAGACTGAGTGGTGGGGTCCCAATTCAGATAATTGCAGATAATACAATAGTTTTTTACAGAGGAAGGGATTATGTGCAGCCCGAAATTATGTCTCCTATTGATACACTTTCGAAGAAGAGG GCGTTggaaaaatccaaatatgaGCAATCGCTAGAGTCTGTGAGACGTTTCATTGCCATTGCTGAGAAGGAACTTGAACTCTACTACAGACATGTTGCCCTATATGGTGACCCAAATAATCGGAGTGCTCACTCCATCCTTGATGATTCAAGAAGCACAAGAGAAAAACGAAATGCCGAGATAGGAGAGGAGAACGATTCAGCAAGCGAATCCAATCCGTCGGATCTCGAGTTGTCagaaattgatgatgattgtTCTGATGAAAACCAGTCTTGA